A region of Selenomonadales bacterium 4137-cl DNA encodes the following proteins:
- a CDS encoding propanediol/glycerol family dehydratase medium subunit, with protein sequence MQISEQAIREIVMQVLQGMEVPTAPAAPKAAAVGRPMTLVEKGEARFATKADEVVIALAPAFGKFQHKTIVNIPHSDVLREMIAGIEEEGLRARVVRVLRSSDVAFAAHDATKLSGSGIAVGIQSRGTTVIHQKDLPPLSNLELFPQAPLLDLETYRAIGRNAAKYAKGESPAPVPTRNDQMARPKYQAKAAVLHIKETEHVVPGAKPLELDVRF encoded by the coding sequence ATGCAAATAAGCGAACAGGCAATCAGGGAGATCGTGATGCAGGTGCTGCAGGGCATGGAAGTGCCGACCGCGCCGGCGGCGCCGAAAGCGGCCGCTGTCGGCCGGCCCATGACGCTTGTCGAAAAAGGGGAAGCCCGTTTTGCTACTAAGGCCGATGAGGTAGTCATCGCGCTGGCGCCGGCGTTCGGCAAATTCCAGCATAAGACCATCGTCAACATCCCTCACAGCGATGTCTTGCGGGAGATGATCGCCGGCATCGAGGAGGAGGGCCTTAGGGCGAGGGTAGTGCGGGTCCTGCGTTCGTCGGATGTGGCGTTCGCCGCCCATGACGCGACGAAGCTAAGCGGCTCCGGCATTGCCGTCGGCATCCAGTCCCGCGGTACCACGGTGATTCATCAGAAGGATCTGCCGCCGCTGAGCAATCTGGAGCTTTTCCCGCAGGCGCCGCTCCTCGACCTCGAAACATACCGGGCCATCGGCCGCAACGCGGCTAAATACGCCAAAGGCGAGTCGCCGGCGCCCGTGCCGACGAGGAACGATCAGATGGCCAGGCCGAAGTATCAGGCCAAGGCAGCGGTGCTGCACATCAAGGAAACCGAACAC